AGGCTCCAACAGAGGACAGCTCAATCAAGTAAGGCAAGTGCGGCTCCTGGTGTATCTAATGGCTTCTATAATTTTGCTGCCAATGCTGCTGCCACCTCCAAGCCGACGGTAAAAAAGCAAACAGTGGGACCAACAGCACCTGCCGTGCGCCCCTGCCCGCGCCCACCTCAACCTCCACCACCATCCGCCGTGCCCCCTCATGCGCCTACACCTGCACCTGGGTCAAAACCTTCTACATTTTGGACCTCATGCAACAAATGCAAGATGAACTATGAGTACCTCAGGGTGTATCTGAACCACCATCTTCGTTGCCCTAGCTGCCGTGAGCCGTTCCTAGCAAAAGAGGTACCAATACCACCAACTAAGACCGTGGGACAGGATTCAAACATTGGTGGTGCAAAACAAAATACAAGCACTAATAGAAATATGCAGTGGGGTCCATTTTCAAGGGCTGCTGGTGCAGCTAGCGCCACTacatcatctgctgctgctgctcaagctGCTAATGTAGTTCACCAGACTTACGAAAAAGttaagagggagagggaggaggcacaAGCTGCGGCAAGAAGGGAAGAGGCTCTTCGGCGGAAGTACAATCCTCTAAAAAGTCATGCAAGCATGTCAGAGAAAGTTTTGGTTAACGATGCTGGAGTTGGTTCTTCATCAGTCATATCAGGTCCTGGAGCAAATTGTTTTAGAGTGCCTGGTGTGAATATATCTTTTTCAAGCAACATTGGGGCCTATGAGTTTCAAGGTGTTAATGGTGGACCCAATTGGAAATTCAGGCCTCCAATCCACATAAGTTTAGCCAAGACCTTCTCCCAGTTGGATGTTAGGGGTCTTTTGCTGGAAAAAGCGAAAAGCGAGCTGAAAAACAAGTTAACAGAAATGAAAAGTAAAACATCCCAAGTTGCTGCTAGTGGAAAAACAACCAAGAAACATGTGGTTAAGGAAAATGGAGGGGATAATGAAGCTGTAGCATCAGATGATTCTACTACTAATAAAGATGTTCATGCTGATCCAAATGCGATTGGTTCAAATACTAACTCAGATGCTGAaaatgaagatgatgacccCTTGTCATATAATGTTCCTGATCCTGATTTCCATGATTTTGACAAGGATCGCACTGAGGAATCTTTTCAAAGTGATCAAATTTGGGCTACATATGATGATGAGGATGGTATGCCTCGTTATTATGCATTTATTCAGAAAGTTTTCTCTTTGAAACCATTCAAGCTCAAAATAAGCTATCTCGAAACAAAGACAAATAGTGAATTTGGGCCTTTGAATTGGGTTTCTTCTGGCTTCACAAAGACATGTGGTGATTTCAGGACTGGTAAATCTGAAACTTGTGATATAGTCAACATGTTCTCGCACCAGATGAAATGGGAGAAAGGGCTGCGTGGGGTTATCAAAATTTATCCACAAAAAGGTGACATCTGGGCTATTTATCGGAATTGGTCCCCTGAATGGAATGAAGACACTCCAGATAATGTGATCCATGCCTATGATGTGGTTGAGGTACTAGATGGttatgatgaagatgatggcaTCTCCGTTATTCCCTTAGTTAAAGTTTCCGGGTTTCGAACAGTATTTGAGCGCCATCAGGATGTGAATGCTGCCATGAAGATTCCCAAAGAAGAGATGTTTCGGTTTTCACATCA
This portion of the Panicum virgatum strain AP13 chromosome 2N, P.virgatum_v5, whole genome shotgun sequence genome encodes:
- the LOC120659945 gene encoding uncharacterized protein LOC120659945, which codes for MECNRDEAQRAMDIAKKKFEMRDLPGAMKFALKARALFPDLEGIAQMIANFDIYLASEVKVAGEKDWYSILSVAPSADDELIKKQYRRLVLQLHPDKNKQVGAEGAFQMVQEAYTLLSDKAKRVVYDQKRNVRLQQRTAQSSKASAAPGVSNGFYNFAANAAATSKPTVKKQTVGPTAPAVRPCPRPPQPPPPSAVPPHAPTPAPGSKPSTFWTSCNKCKMNYEYLRVYLNHHLRCPSCREPFLAKEVPIPPTKTVGQDSNIGGAKQNTSTNRNMQWGPFSRAAGAASATTSSAAAAQAANVVHQTYEKVKREREEAQAAARREEALRRKYNPLKSHASMSEKVLVNDAGVGSSSVISGPGANCFRVPGVNISFSSNIGAYEFQGVNGGPNWKFRPPIHISLAKTFSQLDVRGLLLEKAKSELKNKLTEMKSKTSQVAASGKTTKKHVVKENGGDNEAVASDDSTTNKDVHADPNAIGSNTNSDAENEDDDPLSYNVPDPDFHDFDKDRTEESFQSDQIWATYDDEDGMPRYYAFIQKVFSLKPFKLKISYLETKTNSEFGPLNWVSSGFTKTCGDFRTGKSETCDIVNMFSHQMKWEKGLRGVIKIYPQKGDIWAIYRNWSPEWNEDTPDNVIHAYDVVEVLDGYDEDDGISVIPLVKVSGFRTVFERHQDVNAAMKIPKEEMFRFSHQVPFYRMSGKEAPNVPKDSYELDPAAISKELLQETTETVEANGTS